A genomic stretch from Hemibagrus wyckioides isolate EC202008001 linkage group LG18, SWU_Hwy_1.0, whole genome shotgun sequence includes:
- the amacr gene encoding alpha-methylacyl-CoA racemase encodes MALAGVRVIELAGLAPAPFCGMILSDFGARVIRVDRTKVSMAMDSQARGKQSVALNLKSPQGVAVLKKLCLQSDVVLEPFRKGVMEKLGLGPEELLKANPRLIYARLTGYGQSGSYAKAAGHDINYLAMSGLLSMLGRSSEKPYAPLNLVADFAGGGLMCALGIVLALLERSKSGQGQIIDASMVEGAAYVGSFMWKSRSLGLWNRPRGENMLDSGAPFYDTYQTSDGKHVAVGAIEPQFYDQLIKGLGLDASSLSPQMSTSDWPKLRRTFTQVFAQKTQAEWSKIFDGTDACVTPVLPLDEAGSHPHNRERGSFMMDAHGEVSPRPAPVLSRTPARPCLSRDPVIGEHTRSVLEEYGFDPAQIEQMLSAGVVECNEAKARL; translated from the exons atggcgcTAGCTGGAGTACGTGTGATTGAGTTAGCTGGACTTGCCCCGGCACCCTTTTGTGGAATGATCCTGTCTGATTTCGGGGCCCGAGTGATCCGCGTAGATCGGACAAAGGTCTCCATGGCAATGGACTCACAAGCACGAGGCAAACAGTCCGTGGCCTTGAACCTGAAGAGTCCACAGGGCGTGGCTGTGCTGAAAAAACTGTGCCTTCAGTCAGACGTAGTTCTTGAACCCTTCCGGAAAG GGGTGATGGAGAAGTTGGGCTTAGGTCCTGAAGAGCTGCTGAAGGCAAATCCTCGCCTTATTTATGCTCGACTCACAGGATATGGCCAGAGCGGCTCCTACGCCAAAGCTGCAGGACACGACATTAACTACCTGGCCATGTCTG GACTGCTGTCCATGTTGGGCCGCAGCTCAGAGAAACCCTATGCCCCGCTGAACTTGGTGGCTGACTTTGCAGGAGGAGGCCTGATGTGTGCTTTGGGGATCGTTCTGGCTTTGCTGGAAAGGAGCAAATCAGGCCAGGGCCAAATCATCGATGCCAGCATG GTGGAGGGAGCAGCGTATGTGGGTTCATTTATGTGGAAGTCTCGCAGTCTTGGTCTGTGGAACCGGCCTCGTGGGGAGAACATGCTGGACAGTGGAGCTCCGTTCTACGACACGTATCAGACGTCTGATGGGAAGCACGTAGCTGTGGGGGCCATCGAACCTCAGTTCTATGATCAGTTGATCAAAG GTCTCGGATTGGATGCTTCCTCACTTTCGCCACAGATGAGCACCTCTGACTGGCCAAAGCTTAGGCGGACGTTCACCCAGGTGTTTGCGCAGAAGACGCAGGCAGAGTGGAGCAAGATCTTCGACGGGACAGACGCCTGCGTGACCCCCGTCCTACCTCTGGATGAAGCCGGATCGCATCCCCATAACCGGGAGAGGGGCTCATTTATGATGGACGCTCACGGTGAGGTCAGTCCACGTCCAGCACCCGTCCTGTCTCGCACTCCGGCTCGGCCATGTCTCTCTCGAGACCCTGTCATAGGTGAACACACTCGCTCCGTGCTGGAGGAGTACGGCTTTGATCCGGCTCAAATCGAGCAGATGCTGTCAGCTGGCGTAGTGGAATGCAATGAAGCCAAAGCACGTCTATAA